A region of Bryobacteraceae bacterium DNA encodes the following proteins:
- a CDS encoding O-antigen ligase family protein — translation MGFVLTLSYIALTLLSVSDALPALAPYRVQLVIAVVTTLASLLSVMVSQRPVLNTQMFLWVGVVGTVLFSRLAQGWLGGIPLAFADFLPSAMLYVFLFVNVSTELRLKIIRLLLIFIGLYLSYHGISAYYNDLESPYIMKQAIHPIVTPEVQYLYRVRALGFLEDPNDFSQFLLFLLPLIFHEWKRKSWVVRLLFTLPAASTLLYTMYLTRSRGALVGLAATVAFALKLRLNAALAAVGSVLTVIGLLALNFAGGRALSLGGGADRISLWSDGLGMFKRSPLWGVGYNAYADNAGGMTAHNSYLLALAETGFLGYFFWLGMIVTAVQQILAMLEKTPKDSPTYPWVTTARLCLYGFLVTSFFLSRTYDSPTYLVLGLVAAIASQYPGALLPHPMWGITTAGLALGTVVFLYAVVRIG, via the coding sequence ATGGGATTTGTACTGACGCTGTCCTACATCGCGCTGACGCTGTTGTCGGTGTCCGATGCGCTGCCGGCACTGGCGCCCTACCGCGTTCAGCTGGTCATTGCCGTGGTCACCACGCTGGCCTCGCTGCTCAGCGTGATGGTTTCGCAACGGCCGGTTCTGAACACGCAAATGTTTCTGTGGGTCGGCGTGGTGGGAACGGTTCTGTTCTCGCGGCTGGCGCAAGGGTGGCTGGGCGGAATCCCGCTCGCCTTTGCCGACTTTCTGCCGTCGGCCATGCTCTACGTGTTCCTTTTCGTCAACGTGTCGACCGAACTGCGGCTGAAGATCATCCGCCTGCTGCTGATCTTCATTGGGCTCTATCTGTCCTATCACGGCATTTCGGCGTACTACAACGATCTCGAAAGCCCGTACATTATGAAGCAGGCCATCCACCCGATCGTCACTCCGGAAGTGCAATATCTGTACCGCGTCCGGGCGCTGGGGTTTCTCGAGGATCCGAACGATTTCAGCCAGTTTTTGCTGTTTCTGTTGCCGCTGATCTTTCACGAGTGGAAGCGGAAATCTTGGGTAGTACGACTACTCTTCACGCTGCCGGCGGCCTCGACGCTGCTCTACACGATGTACCTGACGCGTTCCCGCGGGGCCCTGGTCGGGTTGGCGGCGACCGTCGCATTCGCTCTCAAATTGCGATTGAATGCCGCGCTGGCGGCGGTTGGTTCGGTGTTGACGGTGATCGGTCTGCTGGCGCTGAACTTCGCCGGAGGCCGGGCTCTCTCGCTCGGAGGCGGAGCCGACCGGATCAGCCTGTGGTCCGATGGACTCGGGATGTTCAAGCGGTCGCCGCTCTGGGGTGTCGGCTACAATGCCTACGCTGACAACGCCGGGGGCATGACCGCGCACAACTCTTATCTGCTTGCGCTCGCCGAAACTGGGTTCCTCGGGTATTTCTTCTGGCTGGGGATGATCGTGACAGCGGTGCAGCAGATCCTCGCGATGCTCGAGAAGACACCGAAGGACTCACCGACCTATCCATGGGTAACCACGGCGCGGCTTTGCTTGTACGGATTTCTGGTGACCTCGTTCTTTCTTTCCCGAACCTACGACTCGCCCACGTATCTGGTGCTCGGCCTGGTGGCGGCCATCGCCTCCCAGTATCCCGGCGCACTGCTGCCTCACCCAATGTGGGGCATCACGACCGCCGGACTGGCGCTCGGCACCGTCGTATTCCTGTACGCCGTCGTGCGAATCGGCTGA
- a CDS encoding polysaccharide biosynthesis C-terminal domain-containing protein, with translation MSQDGAGVRGVVRNTLWYSSELLFGVVAILLTSIPIARIIGPEKLGYFTLMQWWTNISGMVGSLGLPVATQKYMAEYLGRGDTAVASLIYRHTFRIQALVAAGIAAAGVLLAFWLTDPDYLASTILLVIALAPKMMTWIPSNANNAAERFSSNAAAGIAAGLLYVVIVAVSLWTGWDLTGIAAGMLLQNTVELALKMRSVRQWLPAAPPGRLPEDLRGRMFSFSGQSILLMIVNVVVWDRSDLVFLRMLDKDARQLSFYSLSFSLVERILLVPKSFSFVVGSRFMVQAGQESNRLYTEVSLGVRYVALFSLPVMVGMAAVSAPLTRTMYGTQYEAAIPVMLVAALLAVTKPFLLPARLLMQATEKQVFLIWWTCLSGVINVALDVLLIPAIPGSGALGAALANGLAQTLAIGGMWFKVGRTYPVELPWRFVSKVLASSLAMGLLVYLIVQLELPAPLLLAAGTAAGAALFPVLLRLTGALEPEDGQRLQKMSSMLPAPARPFYGKLLTYVTLADAMSASRR, from the coding sequence GTGAGCCAGGACGGCGCCGGCGTACGCGGAGTCGTGCGGAACACGCTATGGTACAGCTCCGAACTGCTCTTCGGTGTCGTGGCGATTCTGTTGACGTCGATCCCGATTGCGCGGATCATCGGCCCGGAGAAACTCGGCTACTTCACCCTGATGCAGTGGTGGACGAATATCAGCGGCATGGTGGGCTCGCTCGGCCTGCCGGTGGCGACGCAGAAGTACATGGCCGAGTACCTCGGCCGGGGCGACACCGCGGTGGCGAGCCTGATCTACCGGCATACGTTTCGCATCCAGGCGCTGGTGGCGGCCGGTATCGCGGCGGCGGGTGTGCTGCTGGCGTTTTGGCTGACCGATCCGGACTATCTCGCCAGCACGATTCTGCTCGTGATCGCGCTCGCGCCGAAGATGATGACCTGGATCCCGTCGAACGCCAACAACGCGGCGGAACGCTTTTCGTCGAACGCGGCGGCCGGAATCGCCGCCGGCCTGTTGTACGTCGTCATCGTCGCGGTGAGCCTGTGGACGGGGTGGGATCTGACGGGCATCGCCGCCGGGATGCTGCTGCAGAACACGGTCGAACTGGCTCTCAAGATGCGCTCGGTGCGGCAATGGCTGCCGGCCGCGCCGCCAGGCCGCCTGCCCGAAGATCTGCGCGGGCGTATGTTCAGCTTCTCGGGCCAGAGTATCCTGCTGATGATCGTCAACGTAGTTGTATGGGACCGGTCCGACCTGGTGTTCCTGCGGATGCTCGACAAGGACGCGCGGCAGTTGTCGTTCTATTCGCTGTCGTTCAGCCTGGTGGAGCGCATTCTGCTGGTGCCGAAGTCGTTCAGCTTCGTCGTGGGGTCGCGATTCATGGTCCAGGCCGGTCAGGAAAGCAACCGGCTCTATACGGAGGTTTCCCTCGGGGTGCGGTACGTGGCGTTGTTTTCGCTGCCGGTGATGGTCGGAATGGCCGCCGTCAGCGCGCCGCTGACCCGGACGATGTACGGGACCCAGTACGAAGCGGCGATTCCGGTGATGCTCGTCGCGGCGCTCCTGGCGGTGACCAAGCCGTTTCTTCTGCCGGCGCGGCTGTTGATGCAAGCCACCGAAAAGCAGGTGTTCCTGATCTGGTGGACGTGCCTTTCGGGCGTGATCAACGTGGCGTTGGACGTCCTGCTGATTCCGGCGATCCCGGGCAGCGGAGCCCTCGGGGCGGCGCTTGCCAACGGCCTGGCCCAGACGCTGGCGATCGGAGGGATGTGGTTCAAGGTGGGCCGGACCTATCCGGTCGAGTTACCCTGGAGATTCGTTTCCAAGGTGCTCGCGTCGAGCCTGGCGATGGGGCTGTTGGTCTACCTGATCGTCCAGTTGGAATTGCCGGCTCCACTGCTGCTGGCGGCGGGAACAGCCGCCGGAGCGGCGCTATTCCCCGTCCTGCTGCGGCTGACAGGCGCGCTCGAACCCGAGGACGGCCAGCGGCTGCAAAAGATGAGCTCGATGCTGCCTGCGCCGGCGCGGCCCTTCTATGGAAAACTGCTGACATACGTGACGCTGGCGGATGCCATGAGCGCGTCGCGGAGATGA
- a CDS encoding transaldolase, translating to MSKPANSLNVKLYADGADRGTMLELYANPRIQGFTTNPTLMRKAGISDYEAFARDIVAAIPDRPISLEVFADDLPEMERQARKIATWGGNVYVKIPVTNTKREPTAPLVRKLSHEGVKLNVTAILAMQQVREVVDALAGGAPSNVSVFAGRIADTGVDPVPLMKETVDLTRPHAGMEVIWASPRELLNVFQADAIGCHIITATADILKKLSLVGKDLDDYSLETVQMFYQDATKSGFQL from the coding sequence GTGAGTAAGCCAGCAAACAGCCTGAACGTGAAACTGTACGCCGACGGAGCCGACCGCGGCACGATGCTCGAACTGTATGCCAATCCGCGGATACAGGGATTCACGACCAACCCGACGTTGATGCGGAAAGCCGGCATCAGCGACTACGAAGCCTTCGCGCGGGACATCGTGGCGGCGATTCCGGACCGTCCGATTTCGCTCGAGGTGTTCGCCGACGATTTGCCGGAAATGGAGCGGCAGGCGCGCAAGATCGCAACCTGGGGCGGGAACGTGTACGTGAAGATCCCGGTGACGAACACGAAGCGCGAGCCGACAGCGCCGCTGGTGCGGAAGCTGAGCCACGAGGGCGTGAAGCTGAACGTGACGGCGATCCTCGCCATGCAGCAGGTTCGGGAGGTGGTCGACGCACTGGCCGGCGGCGCGCCTTCGAACGTATCGGTGTTCGCCGGGCGGATCGCCGACACGGGAGTGGATCCGGTGCCGCTGATGAAGGAAACGGTGGACCTGACGCGTCCGCACGCGGGGATGGAAGTGATCTGGGCGAGCCCGCGTGAGCTGTTGAATGTGTTCCAGGCCGACGCGATCGGGTGCCACATCATCACGGCGACGGCGGACATTCTGAAAAAGCTGTCGCTGGTGGGCAAGGACCTCGACGACTACTCGCTCGAGACGGTGCAGATGTTTTACCAGGACGCCACCAAGTCGGGATTCCAGCTCTAG
- a CDS encoding HAD family hydrolase yields MGVGPVEAVKRAVFLDRDGVINRAVVREGKPYPPASLVEMELNEGVRDGLRSLRAEGYKLLVVTNQPDVARGTQSREAIERMHEWLGEELPIDDFFVCYHDSGDGCACRKPRPGLLHQGAEKYGIDLGSSYVIGDRWRDVDAGAAAGCRTVWIDYGYQERGPTEPPDARVASVRQAVEWILSQGAKTSE; encoded by the coding sequence GTGGGAGTCGGTCCGGTAGAGGCGGTGAAACGGGCGGTGTTTCTCGATCGAGACGGAGTGATCAACCGAGCGGTGGTGCGGGAGGGGAAGCCGTATCCGCCGGCGAGCCTGGTGGAGATGGAATTGAACGAAGGCGTGCGCGACGGGTTGCGGTCTCTCCGCGCGGAGGGCTACAAGCTGCTGGTGGTGACCAATCAGCCCGATGTCGCGCGCGGGACGCAATCGCGGGAGGCCATCGAGCGCATGCATGAATGGCTGGGCGAAGAGCTGCCGATCGACGATTTCTTCGTGTGTTACCACGACAGCGGCGACGGCTGCGCATGCCGCAAGCCGCGGCCCGGATTGTTGCATCAGGGGGCGGAGAAGTACGGGATCGACCTGGGAAGCAGCTACGTGATCGGGGACCGGTGGCGGGATGTGGACGCCGGCGCGGCAGCCGGGTGCCGGACGGTGTGGATCGACTACGGGTACCAGGAGCGCGGACCGACGGAGCCGCCCGATGCGCGGGTGGCGAGCGTGCGCCAGGCCGTGGAGTGGATATTGTCGCAAGGAGCCAAAACGAGTGAGTAA
- a CDS encoding SIS domain-containing protein: protein MSPGAESELLPVAILAGGLATRLRPVTEKIPKSLVTVAGEPFLAHQLRLLRRAGIRRAVLCTGFLGEMIEEYAGDGSRFGMELAYSPDGPALVGTGGAVRQALPLLGERFFVLYGDSYLPCDYAGAQRVFTESGRKGLMTVYRNEGQWDTSNVEYEGGRIVVYDKKKRTPRMRYIDYGLGLFHRSAFDDTEEGAFDLAGLYQRLLARDELAAFEVGERFYEVGSFQGLEELSTLLSGTTQNKNKKEGSARVSFIEQYINESKQILDKLDRDAIAKMVAILGQTRSEGGRLFILGVGGSAANASHAVNDFRKIVGIETYAPTDNVSELTARTNDEGWATVFESWLKTSRINKKDTVLVFSVGGGNLEKNVSPNLVSALQVAKKAEARVLGIVGRDGGYTAQVADACVIVPTVNAMNTTPHAEAFQGVVWHLLVSHPDLKQEQTKWESVR from the coding sequence TTGTCGCCAGGAGCTGAGAGTGAACTGCTGCCGGTGGCCATCCTGGCGGGGGGATTGGCGACGCGGCTGCGGCCGGTAACCGAGAAGATTCCGAAGTCGCTGGTGACGGTGGCCGGAGAGCCATTTCTGGCGCACCAGTTGCGGCTGCTGCGGCGGGCTGGGATCCGCCGGGCGGTGCTGTGCACGGGATTTCTGGGGGAAATGATCGAGGAGTACGCCGGAGACGGGTCGCGGTTCGGAATGGAGCTCGCGTATTCGCCGGACGGTCCGGCGCTGGTGGGGACGGGCGGAGCCGTCCGGCAGGCGCTGCCGCTGCTTGGGGAGCGGTTCTTCGTGCTGTACGGGGATTCGTACCTGCCTTGCGACTACGCCGGCGCGCAGCGGGTGTTCACCGAAAGCGGCCGCAAGGGGCTGATGACGGTGTATCGCAATGAAGGGCAATGGGATACGAGCAACGTGGAGTACGAGGGCGGGCGGATCGTGGTGTACGACAAGAAGAAGCGGACGCCCCGGATGCGGTATATCGACTACGGGTTAGGGCTGTTTCACCGGTCGGCTTTTGACGATACTGAAGAGGGGGCGTTTGACCTCGCCGGACTCTACCAGCGGCTGCTGGCGCGGGACGAGCTGGCCGCTTTCGAGGTAGGCGAGCGTTTTTACGAAGTCGGCTCATTTCAGGGATTGGAAGAGCTGTCGACGCTGCTATCCGGCACCACGCAAAACAAGAACAAGAAGGAAGGAAGTGCGCGAGTGAGTTTTATCGAACAATACATCAACGAGAGTAAGCAGATCCTGGACAAGCTGGACCGGGACGCGATCGCCAAAATGGTGGCCATTCTCGGGCAGACGCGGAGCGAGGGCGGACGGCTATTCATCCTGGGCGTGGGGGGAAGCGCGGCCAACGCCTCCCATGCGGTGAACGATTTCCGGAAGATCGTGGGGATCGAGACGTACGCGCCCACCGACAATGTTTCCGAGCTGACGGCGCGAACCAACGACGAGGGTTGGGCGACGGTGTTCGAGAGCTGGTTGAAGACGAGCCGGATCAACAAGAAAGACACGGTGCTGGTTTTCTCGGTGGGCGGCGGGAATCTCGAGAAGAACGTGAGTCCGAATCTGGTATCGGCGCTGCAGGTGGCCAAGAAGGCGGAGGCGCGGGTGTTGGGCATCGTGGGCCGGGATGGCGGGTACACGGCGCAGGTGGCTGATGCGTGCGTGATCGTGCCGACGGTGAACGCGATGAACACGACCCCGCACGCCGAGGCGTTTCAGGGCGTGGTGTGGCATCTGCTGGTGTCGCATCCGGATTTGAAGCAGGAGCAGACCAAGTGGGAGTCGGTCCGGTAG